In the genome of Mesorhizobium sp. NBSH29, the window TGAACTCCGTTAGCGCTGTTTGGCCCAAACCTGTGACGCGGTCATGACACGCAGCCTACACCAAAAACGCCGCGAATGTTGTTCCTCGCGTGCCGCTAGCGGGAGGCCAGGCGTTCGATATCCTGCGCAACAGCCAGCCGCACAAGTTCTGCAAGTTCACGCGCGGCCCGGTTCTCAGCATCTCGAATTGCCCGCATTTTGGCAAATTCCTGCCGTGGGGCGTCATAGGACGAAGAAATCTGGCGGCGCCCACTCCCCACCGCCGCACCATCCTTGGACAGTCGGTAGTTCGAAACCATGGTGACTGTACCAGCCGTCGGCTCGTCTTCATCACCCACCTGAATGATCGCCGCAGCCTCTTTTTGCGCCACAACCCCAAGATCGAGCGTATAGACCGGACTGGCGGGTTGCCCCTTGCCACCACCGAACAGGAAAATCAGATGGTTGCGCATCTCCTGGCCATAGCGTGTCGATTCCGGTTTGATCGACACGGACTGAAGTGCCGTCCCCATATCGGCTCCCCCGCTTGTGGTCGCGACATAGGTTCCATAAAGCGGCCGCACAGTGCAGGCTGCAGTAAAGGCCACGCAGGTAACCACCGCTGCCCGAAGCAGCAGGCTCACGATAGTGCTGTTTCGCTCAGGCAACGACATTGACGATTCTCTGCGGAACGACGATCACTTTACGAGGCGGCTTGCCCTCAAGCGCCTTCTGCACGAAGTCGAGGGCGAGCGCCGCTTGCTCGACTGTACCTTGGTCTGCGTCGCGGGCAATTGTCAAATCGCCACGCTTCTTGCCGTTCACCTGCACCGGATAGGTGACATCATTGTCGACGGTTAGCCCCGCCTCAAAGGCAGGCCACGGCTGGTTGGCGACGAAATCCTGGCCACCCAGGGCCGACCAGCATTCCTCTGCCAGATGCGGCATCATCGGCGCGATCATCAGGACCAGCATTTCCGTGGCTTCACGCAGGGCACCCGCCATCTCTGGCTTCGCCGTGCCGGCCGCCAGCGGGCCTGCCTGCGCGTTCAACACATTGACCAGTTCGTAGAGCCGCGCGACGGCCTTGTTGAAGCCAAGCCGACCGATATCCTCACCCACTGCCTTTACTGTCTTATGGGCAGCCGCGGAAAGCTGCGCAGCTTCGCCCGCACTGCCTGCCTGCGGCGCGATGCCGGCCAGATGCGGCGCGGTTTCCGAGACCAGCCGCCAGACGCGCTGCAC includes:
- a CDS encoding LPS assembly lipoprotein LptE; this translates as MSLLLRAAVVTCVAFTAACTVRPLYGTYVATTSGGADMGTALQSVSIKPESTRYGQEMRNHLIFLFGGGKGQPASPVYTLDLGVVAQKEAAAIIQVGDEDEPTAGTVTMVSNYRLSKDGAAVGSGRRQISSSYDAPRQEFAKMRAIRDAENRAARELAELVRLAVAQDIERLASR